The genomic DNA ttctttcttgtaCCTGATTAGAACAAAACGCATCTGCCAACATCAGGAACCCATCTTATCTTTGCTGACCTAGTTACCTTGGGAAGTGTCAGCTTTGAACATGGGCACGAGCACACACAACCCGGACAATGACATCACCCGGGGGGCTTACAGTCTGGAGCAGCACCACAGATTGCCACTGATCTCCAAGAATCGCTCAGACACTTTGTCATCGTGATGGAATATTAGCCCACAGCTTTCCATCACCAAGTCAACCGCCATGGTCTTTTCTAAAGCCAGCCACTCGATGCTGCCAGAGCTCGTGGGATAACCTGCTTTGACGCCTTCAAACCGCCACGATGTCAATACACGCAAGTCCACTCGAAGACAGCCAGGACAGCGTTGCCCAGATACGaccgccaccacccaaggCCGACAACTGGCGAGACGCAGTCTATTTCTCGACTATAATTCGGCACAGTTCCAAAATCTACGAGTTCTTTGGGATCTCGAGATCCTCAATATCATCGTCCCTAACTCCACCGACCACTGTTTTCATGTCGGCTGCCCTCACACATCAGGACACCCCACAAAATGGAACTGGCACCACAACGAGCACAACCATGAGCGgccttctccccatccagaCCGGAAGCACCCCCACAACGCAAAGTTGGCAGAGCCCCAAAAGTGATACGGGAAGCTATCCTAGCTCGAATGGGCCTGTTGAGATCGCTAGAGGGCAACCGCCAGAAACCCAACGCCAGGAAACTGAGAGTCCAGTGCTTCCAAAGGTTAGGCGCCATGGCGTGTACGGGATGGACAGGTTCAAAAGTGGCTTCAAAGACGAACTAAATGAGCCCGGGCGAGCACAGGCTGGTGGCATTTTCCCGACTCGCACGATATCACGCACCCCGACAGCGACAAGCAGTAGACACGCTAGCATCACTCGACAGCGGTACACGTCTGATGCGACGCAGACGCTGATGGATGTGGAAAAGACGGAAAGGGTGAGGGCAGAGTCTttgaggaggccgagccttCATCGTCGGTGGGGGAGCCTTTTGCAGAGCGCTTCCCCTCTGTGGTACAGATTCCCAgattgtgtgtgtttgttcTGGGAGAATGACGGCTAACTCTGTTTGATCTTTGACTTAGGTTCGCCACGCCAGCCTCCCTCGCGCTGCTGGCGATGATTATGCGCCTTCTTCCCAGGATATCGATCGACTTTCGAGGCCTCAGGACGATATCCGACGTTTTCTTCATGGGGGATTTGATCTTGTTTTCGATAGCCACTCCCTTGTTCCTCCTTCGAGTAGGGTTCTATCCCCGGCGCAATCTGTCGCTCCCGATCATTGAGCGCGATTCCCTTCAGTTTGCCTATCTTCCGCTCTGGGCAACTTCGTTCCTGGGTCTGGTCATGTTTGCGGGGTTTGTTGTCGCCGAGGGGAGAGTCCACCCGGCACGGGGGTGGGGCATAGCGGTGTATGTTTGCTGGTGGATAGGAATGGTGTGGGCTGTGGCGACTGGCTTTGCCATCCTCACGGTTCTCATGTCGAGCAGCAGCGTCAAATCCAAGACGGCGCACGGCAGGTTTGCGCCTCTGCTGGCCGTGTTGGGGGGTGTCACTGGCGTTGCGACTGGTGCGCTGATTGGGGCGGCGCTTTGTCTCCCTGGAGTCGGGGTGAGGCCGGAACAACACAGGATATTTGACGACAGGCTGGCTGAGCCGgttattttcttttcgaTTTGCGCCGTGGGGGCCGTGTTGGTTTTGACGATGATTGTCTACTCGGTTTTGATGcatgagctgctgctggtgaccGGTTGGCCACCACCGGAGCTGACGACGGCCATATTCTTCTTCATAGGCCCCCTCGGCCAAGCAGGAGCTGCGTTGCTCTTCCTTGGGGACGCTGCTGGCAAGATTGTTTTTCCGCCGCCAGCAAACTACGGCTCTGATTTAGGAGGCGTTGTTCCCACGGCAACGGATTCAGGGGTTAGTGGAGACGATGGCGTGGCGCCAGCAGAGGGCATAGCGATACAGCACAAACTGAGCCCGTCCCTGGCAACTTTGCCCTTGAACATGATAGGGTTGATATTCGCCTTGCTTCTGGCAGGAATGGCCATCACTTGGCTGGTACTTGCGTTTATCAACCTGCTTCACCGCATGTCCAGGCGCGAACTGTACTGGAATTCGAGCTGGAACGGCCTCGTTTTTAACATtgccaccatctccatcacttCGCTCTGGCTAAGCTTGTCGTTGGAGTCCCCATTCTTTCGCATTGCGACTTGTATCTTTCTGATACTCTCGCTGTTAACTCTACTGGGTAATCTGGTGTTTCTCGTGTGGTTGGCTATCAAGCGCGGGTATTGTGTTAGGTGATAGGGGAGCATGATGGTCTTGGATATCTTGTCGATATTAGTCGTCTCTGAATTAGTATACCTAAGTAGGTACTTACTATGACATTGAATCTGAGGTTACACTCAATCATGATTGGTTGCATCAAAAGCGGAAAAGATCAACTGGGGGTTATAGGCAACGGAACTCTTCCATTGTTTCTCACCTTGCGGGGCAACACCGAACAATTTCATCGTCACCGCAACCAAACTTATCATCATGAAACTCGCCGTCGCCGGATCAACAGGTTTCGTGGGGGCTGAGGTTATCCGTCAAGCCCTTTCCGATCCACAAATCACATCTCTTGTCGCGCTCGGCCGGCGCCCAGCTACCACTCCCCAGAACCTCGGACCAACTGCCGacgtcaacaagctcaaaTCGGTCATCATCGATGACTTTGGTGCGGATTACCCGGACAGTGTCAAAGCAGAGCTCTCCAACGCCGATGCGTGTATTTGGTATGTTCTTTGGGTAGGTCATGTATTCGTTGTCTTTCAAGCTAATAGACCCAGGACGATCGCCATCACGCCGGCGAAATCCAGGTCGTACCCCTGGGAGCAAACCGTCAAGGTATGTCGCGACTACGCCATCAAGGGCATCGAGACAATCAGTCAACTGCCGCGCGACAATGCAAACGGCAAGCCCTTTCGGTTCGTGTACATTAGTGGGTACAACTGTGAGCGAGACCAGACAAAGAAGCCCATGTGGCCTCTGCGAGATTACCTGCTGATGCGTGTACGTTTGTCATCCTCTGGTTCAATTAGGTATTTACTAACATCACGTTAGGGGGAGGCCGAGTCGCGCATTCTGGAGTTTGCACAGAAGTCTCATGGTGCCGTGGAAGTCCTTATTGCAAAGCCGGGCCTGATCATGGGGTATGGCAGCATTGTACCTGTCGTCCAGCGAGTTTTGATGACGGCGGTTGGGATACCCAAGATTGCTGTTCAAGAGATAGCAGCTGGGTTGTTGGATCAAGTTGAGAATGGGTTTGAACGAGACACGTTGATGAGCGAAGATTTGTCGAGGATTGCCgcgaagaagaggggaaagAAGTGATTTCTGGTGTACAGCTTCTCAGGGTATCAGATGTAAAACACATTTCATTTCATCCTTCAAGGATATTGCGGTGCTATTTTCTTCTGTCCATCTTAGAACCATTCACTCTGTTGGAAGCAAGCCCATATCAAAATTGGAAACCCTGAATGCCCTCAAAGCTTCTCTACCTCGGCCGATACGAAAAGAAAGCATCAAACTCATCTCCCAACCTTTATTCCCAATTCGTCGCGATCCAAGAACGTGCTGTTCTACCTAAGAACGTAGGAACTAGATCCTGACGTACAAGCACAACAGCCTATCAACTCCAGTTAGAGACCAGGGTCTATCTAAAGAATAAGATGGTTATGGAATGTGCTTACCGTAACACGATACCAATGGGTTGCGCCCACGCCCTATGTGTTGAAAGCAGTTTAGCTCGGGCCTTCTGGCTCCAGGCAACATCATTGGGCACTTACTTCATTTCCCATGTACccgtcaacctcttcttccaccatCACAGAGTCGAAGCCGGATTCATCGAGGATACTGTCCCAATCAAGCATTAGATCTTTGCCCACCACCTTTCCTTCCAAGTCAAAGAATCATTTAACAGAATAGGTCGCGCCGTGGGGCGAGGGATCGTCGATTTTGTACAGAAGACTCTTCGGCTTCCTTGATCGCATATGGATATCAATCCGATCAATataaccatcatcatcatcatcatcatcctcattaTATTCCGATTTATAAAATCATCCATGCAACTCCCataatcttctttttccaAGAGAGCGACGAAGAGTTGAAATGGAAGCTGCTGAGAGAGATCTTTGAGAACACGGGCCTGTGCCGAGTCTCTATTTTTCAGGGCAGTGAGCGAGACATTGGCTTCGGTCGTTTTGTAAACCTTGCGGCTGGCCAAAGTGTGTGACTACCAcgtcaccaccctcatgCGCTGAAGGCCGGCAGATGACAATTGTGCCAAATATGCCGGGTATCTTTTCGGTGCTGTGAAGAAAATCACTTATCAGCGACAACTCCCCCAAAAGATTATGAGCAGGTGATATCATGAGACTTCAGTTTACTCGGTGTGTGGTTTGACAAGGGCACCCTTCTCGTAGATGAGCATTTTGTAAAGTTCAGCTCTAATGGGTGCGTCGATGCCCAGTTCCTTGCCGATCTCGGTACAGGTGTCGTTGAAGTAACCTGGCCATTCTGTGTTCCGGGGCTCAAACTTCGTAGGGCCCAGCTCGCGCGTGTTGCGAACCGTCGTATCAACCAGAGTCTCGTTTCCCTTGCCATACGGGGCTTGCCGTGCGCACTTGATCAACTTGCCTGCCTGGGATTGAGACAGAAGCATTTTCACATGTCCAACATTACGAACGCAGATGCCAGCAGGGGGGTGGGTCGGAAATTGGTCGAAAGTAGCAAAGCATCCCGCTGGCTGGATGGTTGAGAGCAGCAGTTAGTTGTGCTTTCTGCGCTTCGTACTTGGGAGCGACCGGGGACGGGGGAGTGCCAATGGGGTCCTGGGAGTCGAAGTGGTTGAAACTCGCCATTGTCGGATGTTGGAGTGATCAGGGGGTGTAGTTTAACACGCTTGGCGATGGATTACTTGAGATTAAGTAGGTGGTGCTGTGGATTGATCTTTATGGGTAAAAGCGCGATGGTGGAAGTGCTCCTGAGCGCCATTATTTGTTTTCATTGATGTTTCATAAACAAAGTCGTATAGTCAGGCAAACACAGTTGTTGCAATGTGGAACAAACTAGGGTTAGGAAATATCTCTGTATTGCATTGGGTTGAAGAAAGAGAGCAACAACATGCTTTCCAGGCTGGTTTCAGATTATCACTATTGCTTCTCCTCATGATCAAGACTGTCTAATCTCCCCCGCCAACATTCACCTCACCGTTGATCCTTATCGAGCAGCAACATCTTGAATAcgaccatcatcatcgacccTAAACAACGCTAGTGCCATAGCATCCGAAAACATTGACCCAGGAGGCCGCTTGACGCTCAACATTCTCGTCAAGTTGATGGCGGGGTCTGGTGACACTGGGCTGACAGTGATTGGGCCCGGTGACCTCGAACGCCTAGCAGGAGACTGATATCTGTCTCCATTGCCACCCATACAAGGCACGTCCAGATTCTGGGACAGATTTGGATGCCTCCAGTGGTCATTAGAACTCACTGATGAGAGAGGCGATGGCAGGACCCTCTCTTTCACGGCACTTCGCCTGCTCAAAGTGCCTGCAGATCGCTGCACGGTACCACTGGAATTGGTGATCCCAAGGCCGCCGTTCATCCTCAGACCTTCCATCTGGGCAGCCATATTCCCCATTTCACCCGGGGGCGACAGTGACCGCTGTGGGCTGAGGTCCCTTCCCCTCATTGGCGATTTCGATCTTTGTGCGTTCATCCTCATATTCTCGTACAAGTTTGCCGGTCCGGGGGAGGCTCCTCGAGAGGCGTCCTTCTTTCGGCTGTCTCTGTCCAGCAACTTCCAAACGCTTTCGAGCCAGGCGACTTTCTCCATGGGTTTAGTCGAGCGAATGGGGAGAACCTCGGCGCCTGTCATTTCGCGAGTCGGCCAGGGGAAACTGACAGCCATCTCACGAAGGGTCTGGCTGTGAAGCTGCCGAAGAACGATGCGGATCTGTGGTTCGATGTTTGCCTCGGGAGGGAAGTGCCAGTCGCGACGTTGCTCAAGACGGCTAGCAAGCTGTACCATGGCTCCTACCAACCTGCAGTATGATGTTAGCAATCTCGGTCAAACGACCAGGGGAGCCAGGATTCTTACCACTCAATAGCAACCTCGTCAGGAACAGACCTGGCCTTGTCCAACAGCCAACCCAACATCTCGGGCGAACCTGACAGATTCAGGATAGGGATACTCCGCTTGTCATGTTCCCGATTCTGGAGTTTCATGATGAAGTCGTTGTACTCCTTCATGGCCTTCAGCTCCAAGCCAGCAAATTTGCCACCTCTCAGCGCATGGCAAATTTCATCACCAAGAGCGATACCAGCCTTGATGCCGCTGTTCAACCCACGACCTGGCCAAAAGTGCACAGTCATGGCTGCGTCGCCTGCTACAGCAACAAGAGCGTGAGGCCTTGTGACTGATGACGAGTCTGACAGCGGCAACATATGGACGCCTTCTCTCACCGCTTGGACCACGATGGGAATCCGCACCACGTTGATCACCTCGCTCTCCTTGAACCCGAACAGCTTGAGTCCATCCTCAATCGCTTTCCACAACGGCGAGTTTCGGTCCTCTGAAGGGGCAAACACCCTGCCCTCATCGAAGCCCTCGGGGATGCTTCCATCAGGTCTTCTCAGACAAGCCGGACGGCCAAAGTGAATCGGTTGTCCGTCGACGCTGACCATCTTGTGccactcctcctcggtcagTTGCATGTTGAGGTAGCCTCTCCCGTCATGATCACTAGCGTTGAGCAAATACCTTGTCTGTCCCAACGTCAAAAACATATTCAGGGGTTGGCTCCACGGAAGCCCATTTCTCGCGCCCCTGTCAAAGGCCAAGCCCAGAGCATAACTCTTACCCCTTTCTGTCTCGTACCCATCAAAATAACTCTTTCTAACCCACGACGCCGCGCCATCGGTACCCAACAGCACGTGGAAATCACCGCACTTCCCAGctgccagctcctccctaGTCACACCCTCAGCATGCAAGTGAATCAGCCCGGAAAACGCCTCCGTCTGGCAATGCTTGAGAAACCGATCCTCCACCTTTCTGATTTGGATATTGGCGCTCCCTGGCCAGACTCTTTCCGGCCTGCCCGCGAACAGAGCCTCATACGACCTTGGCGACAGAAGATTGGTGACGGTGTCCTGCAGTGTCACGACCTGGTCTCTTCTCTTGGCCGTGGCAGGGTAGTCAACCTTTCCTTCGGGTGTGATGATCCATCTCCTTTCCCAGACGTGGACTTCGACTTTACCCCTGCCGCGCTCGGCGAGGGATATCGCGGATGCTAGGCCGGTGGGTCCGCCGCCGATGATGCACACCTTGAGTCGACCGGAAGGGTACAGCATCCTGATCAGTTCTCCGGGCGGCAGCGGGGAGAGGTTTCTCTGGAGGGCGGGGTCGAAAAAGAAATCTAGCACGGCTCGGGCACGGTCTGTGTACGGGTTCTCGGGCACGCGAGCTTTGAGGAGCATGTACCGGACGGCTTGGAGCAGCGGGGTGACGGTAAAGGACGCATGGCGGTTGCGATAGAGTAGAGTCTGGACGGCATAGGCGAGAGCGGGAACGGTCCTGTTATAAGAAGGGTCGGCAAGGATAGCTCTCAGCTTGTCGATGGCGGTAGTGTCGCCACTCATTGAGACGattcggaggaggaagatgcgGGCTCGGTCAATATCCGACCGGGAGACATCTTCAGCTCCCCAGGCATCTTGGTACACTTTGGGGAACAGAATGACGTCTTCCTCTTGAGGGTTTGCACCGTTGCTGGAGGGGCTACCGCTCGTTTCGGCTAGTggggtggaagaaggtgtGAGTTGAacagagggaggtggtgatgagaagggtgaagaagaaaagctcGCGCTGAGGCGGTCTCGCAACCTGGTACCGCTTGGGGGGGCCAGAgtcttccctcctcccaacatCCTGGCTGTTGACTGGTGTTTGCGTTTGGATCGAGCCGCAAAAAAGGGCTGACCGTATTCGACCGAGGATAAAGAGGACCGAGGTGGTTGCTTTGGAACAGGAtctgttgatgatgttaaTAATCGACTTGAGAACGTGGTTGGCATTTTTGACAGTATTCCTTCTGCTGTTGTTCTTCAAGAGCACAATGTTGCTGAAAGAAACAGCTAGATGAGAAGAACAACTTACAGGGAGTAAGTCTTGTTGGCTTGGGAGTCTTAACTACGTATTTCACGATGTCTGTTGGGCTTGAAGCATCAACAGCTGGTTCATCGGGCTGGGATTAGATAGCGTCGTGGTGCCTGAAAATGCCAGAACAAATCAACACGCAGCGTGGCACGACCCAGAAGAGATGCTGTGGGTAAGGTGTCAACGACAAACAAAGCGCAGCAACAAAGCGGTAATCGTCTGATTTTCCACCACGGTTTGCGGCGTTCCAGAAAGACGGGGGAGCAGGCCTTATTATGGCCCCCTTGGTTGGatctaggtaggtatggcAGCCATCGGGGACAAAGAAACATGCTGGACTTCGCCTCAAACCCACCCATGTCCCAGCATCTGCAATGGATGGTTGGTCCCGGGCGGTAGTGAACCTCGCCAACCACCTTGGCGGGTATTGAGCCTTCCGGCTACACAGTGGCATCAATGCCGTGGATCAACGAGCATCTGACCGCCAAGCACCTGTTTCGATGCGAAGGTGGACATCGTTGTTGGGTTCGCAAGTCCGACGTAATTTGTGTGCGGCGTCAAGCATCGAGAAGTGGTTATCTAAAGATAAGGTCAGGTGGGTAGCATCCAAAAGCTGGATGCACAGTCGAATGGTGGCGTCGACCAGTCACATAAGTGCGGCTTGCATTTGGCTGCGTGTTTGCCATGTCGGTGCAGTTCACCGCAAGACCTGACTGGATTTGATATTTGACAGGCATTGATGGCTTTTGCCCAGGCTTTCTCGGGGAGGCAGAAAGGTTACAACCAAGAGGGCAGCTGTTATGCTTGATGTCGAAGTGGACTTGGCTTCAAAAGCGTTTTACCGCTTGAATGGTCATTTTTAGGTGCTGACCGTGCTCGGCTGACAACTGATGTAAAGACAATAGGTATATCGGATAACCATCCTGTTGGCGAAATCCCTATTTTGGTGGTCTTGAATGGTCAACACAGGCGTTGACTCACCGGATGCATCAAGTACCGCGCCTATTTGCACCACAAAGCAGGGGGCTGTTGTGGAGCCATGTTCTGGACCCCAGCGCTTAAATGTTCTAAATTTACTTGCGACCCCGCCTTCCCACAAAATATCTTCAAGCTACCTTGCAGGTCTCATCGAGCTACCGGCGACAGGCTTGTCGCTCTCCTCGAGTTCAAGACTCCTTGGCTCTTAACATTTTAACCATTGTCAAAGAGGACGGCATCCCCTACTACAATGACATGGGACACGACAAGAAACTCTCACTAGACAGATTGCTCGATTCAACATGCTGATAAATGATTTCTTCATTTTTTTAGGTCTGTAACTACACCCCATTTTCTATTTCCCCATCCCTACCAACGTCCAATCTAGCACCTGGCGGTCTGAATGGCATACACAGTGGTGCACCCGATGTTGTTGCACGCGTTGGGATCAGAGCAAGGGAACGAAATGGCCGCCGTGGGAAGAGGACCGTCACATCCGCAAGGACGGGTCAGAACGGACGTGGTGGTGCACTGAGGGACGAAGCAGCTTCTGCACGCCGTGGCCGTCTGGGTGATCGTGGGGCAGGCCGCACCACACGGCTTGGTGAGAGTCGAAGTCGAGGTTTGCGTCACAGtggcggtgatggtttgCTTGACGGTCGATACAGCAGTGGTGGCGCTTGTGATGGTGCGGGTGGCAGTTGCCGTCGTGGTGCTgacagtggtgatggtgcggaCGACAGTAACACTGACggtggaagctggaggagcggGAAGGGTGAGTGTTGacgtcgctgtcgctgttgtGGTCTTGACATCGGTCTCGGTCTTGGTGACAGTAGCCGTCACAGTCTGTGTTTCTGTTGGAAGACCAGGCCGACCAGTCCTGACGGTGGATGGTGTCAGGGTAATTTGACCGAGAATGCCGCTATGTTGTGGTTAGCAACGGGTACAGTACAGTACTCGAAGGCTTGAGGGGTGGAAGCCTACCTGGCGGCGAGACCGAGGACAAGAACAACGTTGGAAAGCATTGTGAGTGAcgggaaaaaagaagagtTTGGTGGGTATCTCGAGACTTGCTTATCCTTACCTCACGATGCCACGCTTCTCAAGACTCTTATAGTTCGTGCAAACAACAAGACTGCAGGCCGTCAAGCTGGGGTATGGAAGCGGACATCTTGGCAATGGTAAACAAGCTGACTTGACATATTGAATTATATTTCACGGAGCATCCGCATTCAGTCAACAAGGCACTCTTGTTTCTATAATGAGGCACTCAGAGAGCACTAAACGAGCCGGTATAACCTGGTCGTTGGGTTCTTGTTTATTTTCTGGTCTGCTTTTTGTGTAGAGTTTGGTCCAGATCGCACCTAGAAGGGAGGTTGAACCAATCGCATTTGCTGCTCTGGGGTAAGCTGTTGTATGCCGTCTATATTGCCGTTGCAACGACGACGCTGATTTTGGGCGAACCCTTTGCCAATACAATTAAGCGGTCAATATACCCGCTCCCGTTTCCAGGAACCACAACAGCGATTTAATCTTTAGGTTGCTATAAATACTAATGCGACGAAGAGTTGCACCTTCCTGCAATCTACTGCCCGGAAGGGTCCGCGATACCGAGAATACTCACACTTTGAGACCATCAGTTGGCTGGATAGATGCAACACCATGCTTCCCCTCCGAAATCGGCATCTCTTTCCGGCAACTAATTCCATTAACGTGTGCTTATTAGTCACTCAAGATAGCTACCTTGTCTTAGACAAATTCCCCAGTCGCAAGGAGAACTTTGCCTTTATTCTCTGGTAAACTCAAGTCATGAGAGGAGGGGCGCTGCCATGCCATGTACGGTTGGCCAGCCATAATCAACCTCTGCCGCATCTCAGACTCTCTCGGTTCCATGACACCAGAACAGTCAACCAATGGGGGGTCGGGCAGTTCCGGCCATTCAACAGGGTTTCGGGCCACCTCTTCTGTCTCCggatcctcctcggcagcttTACGGCGTTCGACCCATGCCTTGAGGACCCGGAGAAACTCGAAGACATCAGCGTCGAGATTCACTTCTGGGTCCTTTT from Podospora pseudoanserina strain CBS 124.78 chromosome 2, whole genome shotgun sequence includes the following:
- a CDS encoding hypothetical protein (EggNog:ENOG503P3T4; COG:S), whose amino-acid sequence is MSIHASPLEDSQDSVAQIRPPPPKADNWRDAVYFSTIIRHSSKIYEFFGISRSSISSSLTPPTTVFMSAALTHQDTPQNGTGTTTSTTMSGLLPIQTGSTPTTQSWQSPKSDTGSYPSSNGPVEIARGQPPETQRQETESPVLPKVRRHGVYGMDRFKSGFKDELNEPGRAQAGGIFPTRTISRTPTATSSRHASITRQRYTSDATQTLMDVEKTERVRAESLRRPSLHRRWGSLLQSASPLWFATPASLALLAMIMRLLPRISIDFRGLRTISDVFFMGDLILFSIATPLFLLRVGFYPRRNLSLPIIERDSLQFAYLPLWATSFLGLVMFAGFVVAEGRVHPARGWGIAVYVCWWIGMVWAVATGFAILTVLMSSSSVKSKTAHGRFAPLLAVLGGVTGVATGALIGAALCLPGVGVRPEQHRIFDDRLAEPVIFFSICAVGAVLVLTMIVYSVLMHELLLVTGWPPPELTTAIFFFIGPLGQAGAALLFLGDAAGKIVFPPPANYGSDLGGVVPTATDSGVSGDDGVAPAEGIAIQHKLSPSLATLPLNMIGLIFALLLAGMAITWLVLAFINLLHRMSRRELYWNSSWNGLVFNIATISITSLWLSLSLESPFFRIATCIFLILSLLTLLGNLVFLVWLAIKRGYCVR
- a CDS encoding hypothetical protein (EggNog:ENOG503P387), yielding MKLAVAGSTGFVGAEVIRQALSDPQITSLVALGRRPATTPQNLGPTADVNKLKSVIIDDFGADYPDSVKAELSNADACIWTIAITPAKSRSYPWEQTVKVCRDYAIKGIETISQLPRDNANGKPFRFVYISGYNCERDQTKKPMWPLRDYLLMRGEAESRILEFAQKSHGAVEVLIAKPGLIMGYGSIVPVVQRVLMTAVGIPKIAVQEIAAGLLDQVENGFERDTLMSEDLSRIAAKKRGKK
- a CDS encoding hypothetical protein (EggNog:ENOG503P0KC), which produces MLLSQSQAGKLIKCARQAPYGKGNETLVDTTVRNTRELGPTKFEPRNTEWPGYFNDTCTEIGKELGIDAPIRAELYKMLIYEKGALVKPHTDTEKIPGIFGTIVICRPSAHEGGDVVVTHFGQPQGLQNDRSQCLAHCPEK
- a CDS encoding hypothetical protein (EggNog:ENOG503PC0D) — translated: MLGGGKTLAPPSGTRLRDRLSASFSSSPFSSPPPSVQLTPSSTPLAETSGSPSSNGANPQEEDVILFPKVYQDAWGAEDVSRSDIDRARIFLLRIVSMSGDTTAIDKLRAILADPSYNRTVPALAYAVQTLLYRNRHASFTVTPLLQAVRYMLLKARVPENPYTDRARAVLDFFFDPALQRNLSPLPPGELIRMLYPSGRLKVCIIGGGPTGLASAISLAERGRGKVEVHVWERRWIITPEGKVDYPATAKRRDQVVTLQDTVTNLLSPRSYEALFAGRPERVWPGSANIQIRKVEDRFLKHCQTEAFSGLIHLHAEGVTREELAAGKCGDFHVLLGTDGAASWVRKSYFDGYETERGKSYALGLAFDRGARNGLPWSQPLNMFLTLGQTRYLLNASDHDGRGYLNMQLTEEEWHKMVSVDGQPIHFGRPACLRRPDGSIPEGFDEGRVFAPSEDRNSPLWKAIEDGLKLFGFKESEVINVVRIPIVVQAVREGVHMLPLSDSSSVTRPHALVAVAGDAAMTVHFWPGRGLNSGIKAGIALGDEICHALRGGKFAGLELKAMKEYNDFIMKLQNREHDKRSIPILNLSGSPEMLGWLLDKARSVPDEVAIEWLVGAMVQLASRLEQRRDWHFPPEANIEPQIRIVLRQLHSQTLREMAVSFPWPTREMTGAEVLPIRSTKPMEKVAWLESVWKLLDRDSRKKDASRGASPGPANLYENMRMNAQRSKSPMRGRDLSPQRSLSPPGEMGNMAAQMEGLRMNGGLGITNSSGTVQRSAGTLSRRSAVKERVLPSPLSSVSSNDHWRHPNLSQNLDVPCMGGNGDRYQSPARRSRSPGPITVSPVSPDPAINLTRMLSVKRPPGSMFSDAMALALFRVDDDGRIQDVAAR
- a CDS encoding hypothetical protein (EggNog:ENOG503PGI5): MLSNVVLVLGLAASGILGQITLTPSTVRTGRPGLPTETQTVTATVTKTETDVKTTTATATSTLTLPAPPASTVSVTVVRTITTVSTTTATATRTITSATTAVSTVKQTITATVTQTSTSTLTKPCGAACPTITQTATACRSCFVPQCTTTSVLTRPCGCDGPLPTAAISFPCSDPNACNNIGCTTVYAIQTARC